In a single window of the Paenibacillus sp. MMS20-IR301 genome:
- a CDS encoding serine protease, translated as MRVKLLAVSLIFTLISAVLFYEGTTSAEAPGIYNAEQSYELASEAMFYLRVLKSDGTASSTGTGIILSPAGTAATAYHVVKGAERMEGVMADGSIISPIKVTKFDELKDLAVLELPSPAAAKQKGNAYAYLPLRSAALKHGEAVFALGYPLKNTAIITEGIVNTPDAEINGRSRILTSAQVASGMSGGPLLDTHGQLAGVISGSLRTMNNIHLIVNMEDLRSLLPASFK; from the coding sequence ATGAGAGTTAAACTGCTGGCCGTGAGCCTGATCTTCACGCTGATCTCTGCGGTTCTCTTCTATGAAGGAACTACCAGCGCTGAAGCCCCCGGCATCTATAATGCTGAGCAGAGCTATGAATTGGCCAGTGAAGCTATGTTCTATTTGCGGGTGCTGAAAAGTGACGGCACGGCAAGTTCCACGGGGACAGGAATTATCCTGTCCCCGGCCGGAACAGCGGCAACGGCTTACCATGTGGTCAAAGGCGCGGAGCGGATGGAGGGGGTTATGGCGGACGGGAGCATCATCAGTCCGATCAAAGTCACGAAATTCGATGAGCTTAAGGACTTGGCAGTCCTTGAACTGCCAAGTCCTGCAGCAGCGAAGCAGAAAGGTAATGCGTATGCTTATCTTCCGCTGCGCTCGGCTGCCCTGAAGCATGGAGAAGCTGTATTTGCACTCGGTTATCCGCTGAAGAACACAGCAATCATCACAGAGGGCATCGTCAACACGCCGGATGCAGAGATCAATGGCAGAAGCCGGATTCTGACATCGGCCCAGGTGGCAAGCGGGATGTCCGGCGGTCCGCTGCTGGATACGCATGGACAGCTCGCCGGAGTAATCTCCGGTTCACTGCGGACGATGAATAACATCCACTTGATTGTGAACATGGAGGACCTGCGCAGCCTGCTGCCGGCCTCCTTCAAGTAA
- a CDS encoding chitobiase/beta-hexosaminidase C-terminal domain-containing protein, protein MALKRKSLIGYLIALAVIAVAAVTGGIMAKADSQTWTSSADTKWYVPTNDTYQITKAAELAGVAKLVNEGTGDGLQGKILEITDNLDLGEHVWIPIGTAEHPFRGTLITKDGLIKTISGMNVVENSSYQGLVGNMEGGTVGGLSFNSGSISVTGVTYDVYAGAAVGKMSGSSIVFDITNNINITTHAAPYHSYTGGIVGMGEGMISNSINNGAVTAAQGSADVGGILGYGDSQGIIIKKITNNGAVLAQGGSGTLAAAGGIIGHAAGLLKLNDEDTPIINNAAVTITGGSQAAAGGIAGKIDSKVVFSNMTTNTGAVTVNAPAGEGTAAGALVGATGTVASQEVAITFVNTAPVTNNGRNNVYTGGIAGYTGSKFTWTHAYVNTQPVSATGTQNVATGGFVGYAAEGLVLTHANAAAFENTAAITASGSTKVYTGGIAGYDKDGNLNQVSSKGALTVQGSSEVYTGGIAGYELGGTIASATAGKTADVLLAITSPGTIGGIAGYLEGTVNGAAVKNATLQVTSAGGVIGGIAGNAQGSINGVTAGDSASQSYSTLILKAAVTTPAEGQDNITFGGLVGVNTKPLTLTGGKAARISFLNETGTSGYTIGGAAGTLTKDAVIGTVAVPVEVQDIKVELKADKVSFGGGAGNNSAAKFNGHTNRIDIKAAGASVKAGGMFGENHSAEAAEPYNHAENVIITATGADNQLGGNTGLSTGQLINATVTQLSIEAKGVRAEVGGIIGHSEGAADRALVRTAVLNVPGFDPMITLSAADSKAGAIAGTATTTDIKNPEVNAEDGSEMYIRVLAAKPSVGGLAGTLTDSSITSDSKIVNLEGANILVESAATDAYIGGMVGYNEASKLEGLVGTTINLAINAPRAVAGGVAGYNHGSASGIIANSYISTLNLKANAGAVSSKIGGIVGLNAAQSIGPVLNPAAAISTIQNTRTLGSVSAESLNSIVGGMVGENNSLIANNSITDKITVISRGNNSIIGGHTGVNTSSGTLYYTYSNANLTVENTGTHAGGLAGENAGVVIGSYVDIDVTSNAKGTSANPVYLGGLIGRNTAGTVEQSYSSSKVTGNNTYTIVGGLVGELSGGTIKNSYVAKSVAATKANSYVGGFIGRITDGKVSNVYSAAEVTAGSGAYAGGFAGRYDNASKELLYKSYYIKDEALNINSDLPDFAEGNHRWLNVHVRLTTILSETLKDRTVFPGLSGWDFDSAWKYGSLNAVYQYPEVNRTANTGGEIGNEVNANINWYMKDKNAINFQITTEAELAGLAGIVNGSIAGAGKFDFADRTVTIMNPIHIQSKQWVPIGDKKENPFEGTFEGSNHLIDGLTLQPVYTYSGLFGVIGTKAVVQNINLEPLSVAGNGETGVLAGINLGTVKNADLKLLNGLKVSGGIVGGLIGSNSGPISGLNLTLDGGSRIETIADGGIAGGLIGENNVDLTAADYVFHDKEGSIGSAADNALVGGLIGVQTGDVTGLSFEVNSRYKISTTGVESVTGGMIGQFISGRAADLKLTFADGTIGASGLDSILGGIIGQSDRENSISNVTVSGSYSGIQLTANGTVGGVVGAKEGKLGGNKLARSIESNSFDIDHAVVQGVKLVTTSDSLKAVIGGLAGRTLETAINDVRSDAAVQAAGETILAGGILGEGHNSILYNADASSDLQAAAKNGDVSVGGIAGAISADDINRGFDFGKGYPLYSGIYMAKVHNGNISVAGTDNTADLYAGGIAGKNTHASIYSSEIASGLKVSGGNTANAGGVAGYSSGIIVDTIVRSGLQADTSRVYNVGGLVGWGFGGEIHYSKVISGSGQAITVGSALTLGQSVPATRAGGAVGLGDVITITHSHTDIPVLITDTNQDNTIYAGGFAGLLGDTDTRSGQIQKSYATGKLNVSGRLGSYVGGFAGSVDHFLITDSYASGDISNTGFDTRSGGFAAEVERSGSISNSYALQSKISTIGVKSSTRSYNGGFAGYNDGTLTGVYANVPEISVSVTGSNVSTGALVGYNFRDGKISGSSYTTGTLTAGLGAVGRNPGTAAGAVKTEALNPLSADTWLMDYDTTFLNELTDGTITVQTPLQLAGAVMFYNETGLNYYKLFNRTAENKPELGTILLGADINLAGSRWIAFDSFQGVFDGQGHTVSGLSLKTAEQQTAGFVKENHGRILNVTFTGAELSGAVNSGIAAGINHKGAVIQNVKVSGSVAGSSAAGGAAGVNQGTIEQVTNEGVRLSGQSRIGGIAGRNAGAIHQAVSKGIIDVTATLAAGGIAGENSAEGTITESMSYGDIYVASAQAIAGGISGLNAGEIKNSYSGGSVSADGMSTAWAGGIAGLAESGTITSSLNTGEVKAGVKGKIVPLQAFFGGIAGQKSDHAAISQSLFNRQMLKNNIAYFNVNGLAVDSNNNGVRGLTAAELTGSSVPAGLDAGVWKAVSSFYPVLTAFDGTSEGTLASAALILSPQDLINRVGHGFTLSNSSSLSWSVGSTGVQVNGAAGSLTTGGSAELRATAGGQSRSIIINAAALKYPGSAIAPAATPSELSFSSEVRVELTTVEPGGVIYYTLDGTVPNETSQQYKEAIVLNNTTTVKAVTIAAGKEYSGVSEWIWTRMPSGGGGGGGGGTAPAPSPTPTPAPVPAVTAVAGTTTVNGDSEAPVKIAKNSKLKLTAPEGQTVYYTTDGSIPTLDSPKFSGELLITKNTTIKAITDKDDTVITIEYVVENAKYSLKSNAGEIKYIAAYPNGLFMPNAAITRYELIEALAPLLDMEEVNVGNLFNDVSAGNEALTGFFASAGIIEGYPDGGFGGTKGLTRAEFSKIMTTVLKLDVTEAGVTKQSDLKGHWAEKYVNALSKAGYVQGFPDGTFKPGTPITRAQAVVLINRIAGTKKLVVTSVRFKDLPATHWAYKDIMAAVK, encoded by the coding sequence AGAGAACTCATCTTACCAGGGTCTGGTAGGGAATATGGAAGGCGGTACCGTAGGCGGTCTGAGCTTTAACTCAGGCTCAATTTCCGTCACCGGAGTTACTTATGATGTATATGCAGGGGCTGCAGTAGGGAAAATGAGCGGCAGCAGTATTGTGTTTGACATTACCAACAACATCAATATCACCACACACGCTGCTCCGTACCATTCCTATACAGGCGGGATTGTCGGAATGGGCGAAGGGATGATTTCCAACTCTATTAATAATGGAGCCGTTACAGCGGCGCAAGGTTCTGCTGATGTCGGCGGGATTTTGGGTTATGGTGATTCCCAAGGCATCATCATCAAGAAAATTACGAATAACGGTGCGGTTCTAGCACAGGGGGGAAGCGGTACCCTTGCTGCTGCAGGCGGGATCATTGGTCATGCAGCAGGTCTGCTTAAATTGAATGATGAGGATACTCCAATCATCAATAATGCGGCTGTTACCATAACTGGCGGCAGCCAGGCGGCGGCAGGCGGAATTGCCGGTAAAATAGACAGCAAGGTAGTTTTCTCCAACATGACTACCAATACTGGTGCAGTTACGGTTAATGCGCCTGCTGGAGAGGGCACAGCAGCCGGTGCACTTGTTGGCGCAACCGGGACTGTTGCCAGCCAAGAGGTTGCTATTACGTTTGTAAATACAGCTCCGGTAACCAATAATGGCCGGAACAATGTCTACACCGGAGGGATTGCCGGATACACAGGCAGCAAGTTCACCTGGACTCATGCTTACGTGAATACCCAGCCGGTTTCAGCAACAGGAACGCAGAATGTAGCGACAGGCGGTTTTGTCGGATACGCTGCAGAAGGACTGGTGCTTACCCATGCCAATGCGGCGGCATTTGAGAATACAGCTGCAATAACTGCGAGCGGGAGCACTAAAGTCTACACCGGCGGGATTGCCGGTTACGATAAGGATGGCAACCTGAATCAGGTCTCCTCCAAGGGAGCGCTGACTGTACAAGGTTCTTCCGAAGTCTATACCGGCGGGATAGCCGGCTATGAGCTCGGCGGAACGATTGCTTCGGCAACGGCAGGTAAGACTGCAGATGTTCTGCTGGCGATTACTTCTCCAGGGACCATCGGTGGTATTGCAGGTTATCTGGAGGGCACAGTGAATGGTGCCGCAGTTAAAAATGCAACGCTGCAAGTAACTTCAGCAGGCGGTGTGATCGGCGGGATTGCCGGGAATGCACAGGGATCAATCAACGGGGTAACCGCTGGTGATTCTGCTTCGCAAAGCTACAGCACATTAATTCTGAAGGCTGCGGTAACCACTCCGGCAGAAGGCCAGGATAATATCACATTCGGCGGTCTTGTGGGTGTGAACACCAAACCTCTGACGCTGACCGGCGGCAAGGCGGCGCGGATCAGCTTCCTGAATGAAACGGGCACAAGCGGATATACGATCGGCGGTGCAGCAGGAACGCTTACTAAAGATGCTGTAATCGGCACTGTTGCCGTACCGGTGGAGGTCCAGGATATTAAGGTTGAGCTGAAGGCTGACAAGGTAAGCTTCGGCGGCGGTGCAGGGAATAACTCGGCTGCCAAGTTCAACGGACACACGAACCGTATTGATATTAAAGCTGCTGGCGCTTCGGTAAAAGCCGGAGGGATGTTCGGTGAGAATCATTCAGCAGAAGCGGCAGAGCCATACAACCATGCCGAGAATGTAATCATCACTGCAACAGGTGCGGATAATCAGCTTGGCGGCAACACGGGTCTGAGTACCGGACAACTGATTAACGCTACAGTTACCCAGCTGTCTATTGAAGCGAAGGGTGTACGCGCTGAAGTCGGCGGGATTATCGGACATTCAGAAGGAGCGGCAGACCGGGCATTAGTGAGAACTGCTGTGCTGAATGTTCCAGGGTTCGACCCGATGATTACTCTGAGCGCTGCAGATTCCAAAGCAGGAGCTATCGCAGGGACTGCCACAACTACCGATATTAAAAATCCGGAAGTGAACGCAGAGGACGGGTCTGAAATGTACATCCGTGTTCTGGCTGCTAAACCATCTGTCGGCGGCCTGGCAGGGACGCTTACGGACAGCAGTATCACCAGCGACAGTAAAATAGTCAATCTGGAGGGTGCAAATATTCTGGTCGAGTCTGCCGCTACGGATGCTTATATTGGCGGTATGGTAGGTTATAATGAAGCTTCCAAACTTGAGGGTCTGGTAGGAACAACAATTAACCTGGCGATTAATGCACCGCGCGCGGTTGCCGGCGGGGTTGCAGGCTACAACCATGGCAGTGCTTCCGGAATTATTGCGAACAGTTATATCAGTACTCTGAATCTGAAAGCCAATGCAGGAGCGGTTTCTTCCAAAATCGGGGGGATTGTGGGTCTCAATGCTGCCCAGTCCATTGGCCCTGTACTGAATCCCGCTGCTGCAATCAGCACTATTCAGAATACACGTACGCTCGGCTCTGTATCCGCTGAATCCTTGAATTCGATCGTGGGCGGTATGGTCGGGGAGAACAACAGTCTGATTGCCAATAACAGCATTACTGATAAGATTACAGTTATTTCAAGAGGCAATAACTCCATCATCGGCGGCCATACCGGTGTAAATACTTCATCAGGAACGCTCTACTACACGTATTCCAATGCCAACTTGACCGTTGAGAATACCGGTACCCATGCCGGCGGCTTGGCCGGTGAGAATGCAGGAGTGGTTATCGGCTCTTATGTCGATATTGATGTTACCAGTAATGCGAAAGGAACATCAGCCAATCCGGTCTACCTGGGCGGACTGATCGGCAGAAATACGGCCGGGACGGTGGAGCAGTCGTACTCTTCCTCCAAGGTTACAGGAAATAACACCTACACCATTGTCGGTGGTCTGGTCGGGGAACTCTCCGGCGGGACAATCAAGAACTCTTATGTTGCAAAAAGCGTAGCGGCTACTAAAGCTAATTCTTACGTCGGCGGCTTCATCGGCAGAATTACAGACGGTAAAGTAAGCAATGTATACTCGGCGGCGGAAGTTACCGCCGGTTCCGGCGCTTATGCCGGCGGTTTCGCCGGACGTTATGATAATGCAAGCAAGGAACTGCTCTACAAGTCTTACTACATTAAAGATGAAGCACTGAACATCAACAGCGACTTGCCGGATTTCGCTGAAGGCAATCACCGCTGGCTGAACGTGCATGTCCGGCTGACAACCATCCTGTCTGAGACACTCAAGGACAGAACGGTCTTCCCGGGATTGTCGGGCTGGGACTTTGATAGCGCCTGGAAATACGGCTCACTGAACGCAGTCTATCAATATCCTGAAGTAAACCGTACAGCTAATACCGGCGGCGAAATCGGCAATGAGGTCAATGCCAATATCAACTGGTATATGAAAGATAAGAACGCCATCAACTTCCAGATTACAACGGAAGCGGAGCTTGCAGGTCTTGCAGGCATCGTCAACGGCTCCATCGCCGGAGCAGGCAAATTCGACTTTGCGGACAGAACAGTGACGATCATGAATCCGATCCATATCCAGTCCAAACAGTGGGTACCTATCGGCGATAAGAAAGAGAATCCTTTTGAGGGAACCTTTGAAGGAAGCAATCATTTGATCGACGGTTTGACGCTGCAGCCTGTATACACTTATTCCGGATTATTCGGAGTGATCGGAACAAAGGCTGTTGTGCAGAACATCAATCTTGAGCCGCTCTCTGTAGCGGGTAACGGGGAAACCGGGGTCCTTGCCGGAATAAACCTCGGTACAGTGAAGAATGCTGATCTGAAGCTGCTGAATGGTCTGAAAGTCAGCGGAGGCATTGTCGGCGGGCTGATCGGCAGCAATTCAGGGCCAATCTCCGGCCTGAATCTTACGCTGGACGGCGGAAGCCGGATTGAGACGATTGCTGACGGCGGTATTGCCGGAGGATTAATCGGTGAGAACAACGTGGATCTTACAGCTGCCGACTATGTATTCCATGATAAAGAAGGCAGTATCGGTTCCGCAGCAGACAATGCGTTGGTTGGAGGACTTATCGGCGTCCAGACCGGCGATGTAACGGGTCTGAGCTTCGAAGTGAATTCCAGATATAAGATTTCTACTACAGGTGTGGAATCTGTTACCGGAGGAATGATCGGACAGTTCATTTCCGGCCGGGCTGCGGATCTGAAACTGACCTTCGCTGATGGCACGATCGGGGCAAGCGGACTCGACTCCATCCTCGGCGGAATCATTGGTCAGTCAGATAGAGAGAACAGCATCAGCAATGTCACAGTGAGCGGGTCCTACAGCGGTATTCAACTGACTGCTAACGGTACTGTCGGTGGGGTTGTCGGTGCTAAAGAAGGCAAACTGGGCGGGAACAAGCTGGCCCGTTCTATAGAGTCTAACAGCTTTGATATTGATCATGCTGTAGTTCAAGGTGTGAAGCTGGTTACAACCAGTGACAGCCTAAAGGCTGTTATCGGCGGACTCGCCGGCAGAACATTAGAGACAGCAATCAATGATGTCCGTTCAGATGCTGCTGTTCAGGCAGCCGGTGAAACTATCTTAGCCGGTGGTATTCTGGGTGAAGGACATAATTCAATTCTGTATAATGCGGACGCGTCATCTGATCTTCAGGCGGCGGCAAAAAATGGCGATGTCTCAGTCGGCGGTATTGCCGGTGCCATTTCCGCGGATGACATTAACCGGGGCTTCGACTTCGGTAAAGGTTATCCGCTGTACAGCGGCATTTACATGGCTAAAGTTCATAACGGCAATATTTCAGTAGCAGGAACAGACAATACTGCTGATCTTTATGCAGGCGGTATCGCGGGCAAGAACACCCATGCTTCGATCTACAGCTCGGAAATTGCTTCCGGTCTGAAGGTAAGCGGCGGAAACACTGCAAATGCCGGCGGAGTTGCCGGATACAGCAGTGGTATCATTGTAGATACAATCGTGAGGAGCGGTCTGCAGGCGGATACCAGCAGAGTGTACAATGTCGGCGGACTCGTCGGCTGGGGATTCGGCGGTGAAATTCACTACAGCAAAGTAATCTCCGGCTCCGGACAAGCTATTACAGTAGGCTCGGCTTTAACGCTAGGGCAATCGGTACCGGCAACCCGTGCCGGCGGAGCTGTTGGATTGGGTGATGTCATTACAATCACGCATAGCCACACGGATATTCCGGTACTGATTACAGATACCAATCAGGACAATACGATCTATGCAGGCGGATTTGCCGGACTTCTGGGGGATACCGATACCCGCAGCGGACAAATTCAGAAATCCTATGCAACAGGCAAGCTGAATGTCAGCGGCAGACTGGGCTCCTATGTCGGCGGCTTCGCAGGTTCGGTCGATCATTTCTTGATCACAGATTCCTATGCATCCGGTGACATCAGCAACACAGGCTTCGACACCCGCAGCGGCGGTTTCGCAGCAGAGGTGGAGAGAAGCGGCAGCATCAGCAATTCTTATGCATTGCAGAGCAAGATCTCTACAATTGGAGTGAAATCTTCGACCCGCTCGTATAATGGCGGCTTCGCAGGGTATAACGACGGGACTCTGACAGGCGTATACGCCAATGTTCCGGAGATTTCAGTGAGTGTAACAGGCAGCAATGTCTCCACGGGCGCACTCGTCGGCTATAACTTCCGGGATGGCAAAATATCCGGCTCGTCATATACGACAGGTACGCTGACGGCAGGATTGGGCGCTGTAGGCCGTAACCCGGGCACAGCGGCAGGTGCGGTTAAGACAGAAGCGCTTAATCCGCTGAGTGCAGACACTTGGCTCATGGACTATGACACTACATTCCTGAATGAATTGACGGACGGAACGATTACGGTGCAGACTCCGCTGCAGCTCGCGGGTGCAGTCATGTTCTATAACGAGACAGGATTGAATTATTACAAGCTGTTCAACAGAACAGCTGAGAACAAACCGGAGCTGGGTACCATCCTGCTAGGGGCAGATATCAATCTTGCCGGAAGCAGATGGATCGCTTTCGATAGCTTCCAGGGCGTATTTGACGGTCAAGGACATACAGTCAGCGGACTGTCACTGAAGACGGCAGAACAGCAGACAGCCGGTTTTGTTAAAGAAAACCACGGCCGGATTCTGAATGTAACCTTTACCGGAGCGGAACTTTCCGGCGCAGTAAATTCCGGTATTGCTGCAGGGATTAACCACAAAGGTGCAGTAATCCAGAATGTTAAAGTCAGCGGCTCCGTAGCCGGCAGCAGCGCAGCAGGCGGTGCAGCAGGTGTGAATCAGGGAACCATTGAGCAGGTGACTAATGAAGGAGTTAGGCTTTCGGGGCAGAGCCGCATTGGCGGAATTGCCGGACGCAACGCCGGAGCTATTCACCAGGCAGTGTCTAAAGGCATTATTGATGTTACCGCCACACTGGCAGCCGGCGGAATTGCCGGGGAGAACAGTGCGGAAGGCACCATCACTGAATCGATGTCCTATGGCGATATCTATGTGGCTTCGGCCCAGGCTATAGCCGGCGGGATCAGCGGCCTGAACGCAGGAGAGATCAAGAACAGCTATTCCGGCGGATCAGTCTCTGCTGATGGCATGTCTACCGCATGGGCTGGCGGTATCGCCGGTCTGGCGGAGAGCGGAACAATTACTTCTTCCTTGAATACCGGAGAAGTTAAGGCCGGAGTGAAGGGCAAAATTGTGCCGCTGCAGGCCTTCTTCGGAGGAATTGCCGGACAGAAGTCGGATCATGCAGCAATCAGCCAGTCCTTGTTCAACAGACAGATGCTGAAGAATAATATTGCGTACTTCAATGTAAATGGCTTAGCCGTAGACAGTAATAATAATGGCGTTAGAGGTCTTACGGCTGCGGAGCTTACCGGCTCTAGTGTTCCAGCAGGTCTGGATGCCGGAGTATGGAAAGCTGTAAGCAGCTTCTACCCGGTACTAACTGCCTTTGATGGAACCAGTGAAGGAACACTGGCTTCTGCAGCATTGATCTTAAGCCCGCAGGATCTGATTAACCGTGTGGGCCACGGGTTTACTCTAAGCAACAGCAGCTCGCTTAGCTGGAGCGTAGGTTCAACCGGAGTACAGGTGAATGGTGCTGCGGGGAGCCTGACAACAGGCGGCAGCGCTGAGCTGAGAGCAACAGCCGGAGGACAGAGCAGAAGCATTATTATTAATGCGGCAGCGCTGAAATATCCGGGATCAGCAATTGCACCTGCTGCAACTCCGTCAGAACTGAGTTTCTCCTCTGAAGTAAGAGTAGAGCTGACAACAGTGGAGCCGGGCGGCGTTATCTACTACACGCTCGATGGCACGGTGCCTAACGAAACATCACAGCAATATAAAGAAGCTATCGTATTAAACAATACGACAACTGTTAAAGCGGTCACTATCGCTGCGGGCAAAGAGTACAGCGGAGTCTCTGAGTGGATCTGGACGCGGATGCCTTCAGGCGGCGGTGGCGGTGGTGGTGGCGGTACTGCACCGGCTCCGTCTCCTACCCCAACCCCGGCCCCGGTACCAGCGGTTACTGCGGTTGCCGGCACAACGACAGTGAACGGAGACAGCGAGGCGCCAGTGAAGATTGCCAAGAACAGCAAGCTGAAGCTGACGGCTCCGGAAGGACAAACGGTCTATTACACAACGGACGGCAGCATACCGACACTGGACAGTCCGAAATTCAGCGGTGAGCTGTTGATTACCAAGAATACGACGATCAAAGCAATTACGGATAAGGATGACACAGTCATTACTATCGAGTATGTTGTTGAGAATGCAAAGTACAGCCTGAAGAGCAACGCCGGGGAGATCAAGTACATTGCTGCCTATCCGAACGGGCTGTTCATGCCTAACGCAGCCATTACAAGATATGAGCTGATTGAAGCCCTTGCACCGCTGCTTGATATGGAAGAAGTTAATGTCGGCAATCTGTTTAATGATGTGAGTGCCGGCAATGAAGCACTGACCGGATTCTTTGCTTCGGCAGGCATTATTGAAGGTTATCCGGACGGCGGCTTCGGAGGAACGAAGGGTCTGACGAGAGCCGAGTTCTCCAAAATCATGACGACCGTGCTGAAGCTGGATGTTACGGAGGCCGGAGTGACGAAGCAATCAGATCTGAAGGGACACTGGGCAGAGAAATATGTGAATGCCCTCTCCAAAGCAGGTTATGTCCAAGGCTTCCCTGACGGCACCTTCAAGCCGGGGACACCAATTACCCGTGCACAGGCGGTTGTACTGATCAACCGGATTGCCGGCACGAAGAAGCTGGTTGTAACATCCGTACGTTTCAAAGACCTGCCTGCTACACACTGGGCTTATAAAGACATCATGGCAGCTGTAAAATAA